One window from the genome of Nomascus leucogenys isolate Asia chromosome 12, Asia_NLE_v1, whole genome shotgun sequence encodes:
- the LOC100594235 gene encoding alpha-amylase 2B isoform X2 — protein sequence MKFFLLLLTIGFCWAQYSPNTQQGRTSIVHLFEWRWVDIALECERYLAPKGFGGVQISPPNENVAIHNPFRPWWERYQPVSYKLCTRSGNEDEFRNMVTRCNNVGVHIYVDAVINHMCGNGVSAGTSSTCGSYFNPGSRDFPAVPYSGWDFNDGKCKTGSGDIENYNDATQVRDCRLVGLLDLALEKDYVRSEIAEYMNHLIDIGVAGFRLDASKHMWPGDIKAILDGLHNLNSSWFPEGSKPFIYQEIIDLGGEPIKSSDYFGNGRVTEFKYGAKLGTVIRKWNGEKMSYLKNWGEGWGFMPSDRALVFVDNHDNQRGHGAGGGSILTFWDARLYKMAVGFMLAHPYGFTRVMSSYRWPRQFENGKDVNDWVGPPNDNGVTKEVTINPDTTCGNDWVCEHRWRQIRNMVAFRNVVDGQPFTNWYDNGSNQVAFGRGNRGFIVFNNDDWSFSLTLQTGLPAGTYCDVISGDKIDGNCTGIKIYVSDDGKAHFSVSNSAEDPFIAIHAESKL from the exons GTATTCCCCAAATACGCAACAAGGACGGACATCTATTGTTCATCTGTTTGAATGGCGGTGGGTTGATATTGCTCTTGAATGTGAGCGATATTTAGCACCCAAGGGATTTGGAGGGGTTCAG ATCTCTCCACCAAATGAAAATGTTGCAATTCACAACCCTTTCAGACCTTGGTGGGAAAGATACCAACCAGTTAGCTATAAATTATGCACAAGATCTGGAAATGAAGATGAATTTAGAAACATGGTGACTAGATGCAACAATGTTGGG GTTCATATTTATGTGGATGCTGTAATTAATCATATGTGTGGTAATGGTGTGAGTGCAGGAACAAGCAGTACCTGTGGAAGTTACTTCAACCCTGGAAGTAGGGACTTTCCAGCAGTCCCATATTCTGGATGGGATTTTAATGATGGTAAATGTAAAACTGGAAGTGGAGATATCGAGAACTACAATGATGCTACTCAG GTCAGAGATTGTCGTCTGGTTGGTCTTCTTGATCTTGCACTGGAGAAAGATTATGTGCGTTCCGAGATTGCCGAATATATGAACCATCTCATTGACATTGGTGTTGCAGGGTTCAGACTTGATGCTTCCAAGCACATGTGGCCTGGAGACATAAAGGCAATTTTGGACGGACTGCATAATCTAAACAGTAGCTGGTTCCCTGAAGGAAGTAAACCTTTCATTTACCAGGAG ATAATTGATCTGGGTGGTGAGCCAATTAAAAGCAGTGACTACTTTGGAAATGGCCGGGTGACAGAATTCAAGTATGGTGCAAAACTCGGCACAGTTATTCGCAAGTGGAATGGAGAGAAGATGTCTTACTTAAA gaaCTGGGGAGAAGGTTGGGGTTTCATGCCTTCTGACAGAGCACTTGTCTTTGTGGATAACCATGACAATCAACGAGGACATGGGGCTGGAGGAGGCTCTATTCTTACCTTCTGGGATGCCAG GCTGTATAAAATGGCAGTTGGATTTATGCTTGCTCATCCATATGGATTTACACGAGTAATGTCAAGCTACCGTTGGCCAAGACAgtttgaaaatggaaaa GATGTTAATGATTGGGTTGGGCCACCAAATGATAATGGAGTAACTAAAGAAGTTACTATTAATCCAGACACTACTTGTGGCAATGACTGGGTCTGTGAACATCGATGGCGCCAAATAAG GAACATGGTTGCTTTCCGCAATGTAGTGGATGGCCAGCCTTTTACAAACTGGTATGATAATGGGAGCAACCAAGTGGCTTTTGGGAGAGGAAACAGAGGATTCATTGTTTTCAACAATGATGACTG gtcattttctttaactttgcAAACTGGTCTTCCTGCTGGCACATACTGTGATGTCATTTCTGGAGATAAAATTGATGGCAATTGCACAGGCATTAAAATCTACGTTTCTGATGATGGCAAAGCTCATTTTTCTGTTAGTAACTCTGCTGAAGATCCATTTATTGCAATCCATGCTGaatctaaattataa